One genomic window of Halolamina sediminis includes the following:
- a CDS encoding valine--tRNA ligase gives MPSGPYDADVVEEKWQDRWLEEDTYAYRESEVDDPNTAFAIDTPPPTVSGSLHWGHVYGTVLQDIVARFSRMQGEEVYYPFGYDDNGIASERLTERELDIQHQDFSRREFQQKCREVCAEFEDEFTENMQSFGFSIDWDNTYRTIEPQVQRVSQLSFVDLYEQGKEYRQRAPAIWCPECETAISQVETEDDEQDSHFHDIAFDVVDTESAGQEEFTISTTRPELLPACVAVFVHPDDEENQNLVGEEARIPLFGHEVPIIADERVDMETGSGIVMSCTFGDQTDIEWYQAHDLDLRVAIDESGHMTDVAGEYEGMAAADAGEAIVSDLEDAGALLDRRAITHTVNVHERCGTGVEFLVADQWYVELLDSTDEYLEAGREMDWFPEKMFSRYKHWIEGLQWDWCISRQRSSGIPFPVWYCEQCDEEIIADKADLPVDPLSDEPPVDACPECGHDEFVPEDDVFDTWATSSLTPLINAGWDWDEEQGEFTMDNPELFPMDLRPQGHDIISFWLFHTVVKCYEHTGEVPFESVMINGMVLDENRQKMSKSKGNVVSPQEVKSQFPVDAARFWAAGSSIGDDLPYQEKGLRAGEKLLQKLWNASKLVDSLTPESVPEIDESELSALDRWLLAELDGEAEFVKEKLENREFSKARDSLRSFFWGTFCDDYLEIAKQRVREEDDESATYTLTVAHRRFLKLFAPILAHISEEIWQEMYAGGEEFDSIHRTAWPEPTGIEADHEAGETAMAVVGALRRYKSERQLPLNAELDTVSVYGGIGGFERDIRNVMHVDTLETLDAEPEIESVVTGIDLDYSVVGPEYGADVPDIEAGIESGDYEIDGETLVVAGHELAAEAFTVERERQFTGEGEMLEADGALVIVQA, from the coding sequence ATGCCCAGCGGCCCGTACGACGCCGACGTCGTCGAGGAGAAGTGGCAGGATCGGTGGCTCGAAGAGGACACCTACGCCTACCGCGAGAGCGAGGTAGACGATCCCAACACCGCCTTCGCCATCGACACGCCGCCGCCGACGGTGTCGGGCAGCCTCCACTGGGGCCACGTGTACGGGACGGTGCTGCAGGACATCGTTGCCCGGTTCTCCCGGATGCAGGGCGAGGAGGTGTACTACCCCTTTGGCTACGACGACAACGGAATCGCCTCCGAGCGCCTGACCGAGCGAGAACTCGACATCCAGCATCAGGATTTCTCCCGCCGGGAGTTCCAGCAGAAGTGTCGGGAGGTGTGTGCGGAGTTCGAAGACGAGTTCACCGAGAACATGCAGTCCTTTGGCTTCTCGATCGACTGGGACAACACCTACCGGACGATCGAGCCACAGGTCCAGCGGGTCTCCCAGCTCTCCTTCGTCGATCTCTACGAGCAGGGGAAGGAGTACCGCCAGCGTGCGCCGGCGATCTGGTGTCCGGAGTGTGAGACGGCGATCTCGCAGGTCGAGACCGAGGACGACGAACAGGACAGCCACTTCCACGACATCGCGTTCGACGTGGTCGACACCGAATCCGCGGGTCAGGAGGAGTTCACGATCTCGACGACGCGGCCCGAGCTGCTTCCCGCGTGTGTCGCGGTGTTCGTCCACCCCGACGACGAGGAGAACCAGAACCTCGTCGGCGAGGAGGCGCGAATCCCGCTGTTCGGCCACGAGGTGCCGATCATCGCCGACGAGCGTGTCGACATGGAGACCGGCTCGGGGATCGTGATGTCCTGTACGTTCGGCGACCAGACCGACATCGAGTGGTACCAAGCCCACGATCTGGACCTCCGGGTCGCGATCGACGAGTCCGGCCACATGACCGACGTGGCCGGCGAGTACGAGGGGATGGCCGCCGCCGACGCCGGGGAGGCGATCGTCTCCGATCTCGAGGACGCCGGCGCGCTGCTGGACCGCCGGGCGATCACTCACACCGTCAACGTCCACGAGCGCTGTGGCACGGGCGTCGAGTTCCTCGTCGCCGACCAGTGGTACGTCGAACTGCTCGACAGCACCGACGAGTATCTCGAAGCCGGCCGCGAGATGGACTGGTTCCCCGAGAAGATGTTCTCGCGGTACAAACACTGGATCGAGGGGCTGCAGTGGGACTGGTGTATCTCCCGACAGCGCTCCTCGGGGATTCCCTTCCCAGTCTGGTACTGCGAGCAGTGCGACGAGGAGATCATCGCCGACAAGGCCGACCTGCCGGTCGATCCCCTCTCGGACGAGCCGCCGGTCGACGCCTGCCCCGAGTGTGGCCACGACGAGTTCGTCCCCGAAGACGACGTGTTCGACACGTGGGCGACCTCCAGCCTGACGCCGCTGATCAACGCCGGCTGGGACTGGGACGAGGAGCAGGGGGAGTTCACGATGGACAACCCCGAGCTGTTCCCGATGGACCTGCGCCCGCAGGGCCACGACATCATCAGCTTCTGGCTGTTCCACACCGTGGTGAAATGCTACGAGCACACCGGCGAGGTGCCGTTCGAGTCGGTGATGATCAACGGGATGGTGCTCGACGAGAACCGCCAGAAGATGTCCAAGTCCAAGGGCAACGTCGTCAGCCCCCAGGAGGTCAAATCGCAGTTCCCCGTCGACGCCGCCCGGTTCTGGGCCGCGGGGAGCTCGATCGGCGACGACCTCCCCTACCAGGAGAAGGGGCTGCGCGCCGGCGAGAAGCTGCTCCAGAAGCTCTGGAACGCTTCGAAGCTGGTCGACTCGCTGACGCCCGAGAGCGTGCCCGAGATCGACGAGTCCGAGCTCTCGGCGCTGGACCGCTGGCTGCTGGCGGAACTCGACGGTGAGGCCGAGTTCGTGAAGGAGAAGCTGGAGAACCGCGAGTTCTCGAAGGCGCGGGACAGCCTCCGGAGCTTCTTCTGGGGGACGTTCTGTGACGACTACCTCGAGATCGCGAAACAGCGCGTCCGCGAGGAGGATGACGAGTCGGCGACCTACACGCTGACGGTCGCCCACAGGCGGTTCCTGAAGCTGTTCGCGCCGATACTCGCCCATATCTCCGAGGAGATCTGGCAAGAAATGTACGCTGGGGGAGAGGAGTTCGACAGCATCCACCGTACCGCGTGGCCCGAACCCACGGGGATCGAGGCCGACCACGAGGCCGGCGAGACGGCGATGGCGGTCGTGGGCGCGCTCCGACGCTACAAGAGCGAGCGCCAGCTCCCGCTGAACGCCGAACTCGACACGGTGTCGGTGTACGGCGGGATCGGCGGCTTCGAGCGTGACATCCGGAACGTGATGCACGTCGACACGCTCGAGACGCTCGACGCCGAACCCGAGATCGAGTCGGTCGTCACCGGAATCGACCTCGATTACTCGGTCGTCGGCCCGGAGTACGGCGCCGACGTGCCGGACATCGAGGCCGGGATCGAGAGCGGCGACTACGAGATCGACGGTGAGACGCTCGTGGTCGCGGGCCACGAACTCGCCGCCGAGGCGTTCACCGTCGAGCGCGAGCGGCAGTTCACCGGCGAGGGCGAGATGCTCGAAGCCGACGGCGCGCTCGTGATCGTGCAGGCGTAG
- a CDS encoding class I SAM-dependent methyltransferase: MVGNDTTEPEAEQQARHWWDAWAETFQEAGGHSIAVAFGPGAPEGDDLGLLGDVSGVDAVELGCGGAQFGIALAQQGANVTGVDISAEQLDYAHDLAAEHGVDVDFLHCSVTDLSGVADDSFDLAFSAFAFMWVENLQACFAEAHRVLRDGGGLVFSVDHPFYKMLDPESGDLVRSYFSGEPKRAYSESLDAEMVVHRRPVSEIVNGLIEAGFTIERLEEPGYDDPDAYEADFGSFDPELMADVPPTLVVAAEA; this comes from the coding sequence ATGGTCGGAAACGACACGACCGAACCCGAGGCGGAGCAGCAGGCACGGCACTGGTGGGACGCGTGGGCCGAGACGTTCCAGGAAGCGGGCGGCCACTCGATCGCCGTCGCCTTCGGCCCTGGCGCACCGGAGGGCGACGATCTGGGACTGCTCGGCGACGTCTCGGGCGTCGACGCCGTCGAACTGGGCTGTGGCGGTGCGCAGTTCGGGATCGCCCTCGCTCAGCAGGGGGCGAACGTGACCGGCGTCGACATCTCCGCGGAACAGCTCGACTACGCCCACGACCTCGCGGCCGAACACGGCGTCGATGTCGACTTTCTCCACTGTAGCGTCACCGACCTCTCCGGAGTCGCCGACGACTCGTTCGACCTCGCGTTCTCGGCTTTTGCGTTCATGTGGGTCGAGAACCTCCAGGCGTGTTTCGCTGAGGCCCACCGCGTCCTGCGGGACGGCGGGGGCCTCGTCTTCAGCGTCGATCACCCGTTCTACAAGATGCTCGACCCGGAGTCGGGCGATCTCGTCCGGAGCTACTTCAGCGGCGAGCCAAAGCGAGCCTACAGCGAGTCACTGGACGCCGAGATGGTCGTCCATCGGCGCCCGGTGAGTGAGATCGTCAACGGGCTGATCGAGGCCGGATTCACCATCGAGCGCCTCGAAGAACCGGGCTACGATGACCCGGACGCGTACGAGGCGGACTTCGGGAGCTTCGACCCCGAACTGATGGCGGACGTGCCACCGACGCTCGTCGTCGCGGCCGAAGCATAA
- a CDS encoding winged helix-turn-helix domain-containing protein, which yields MSDGTRVERRSPDELFGLLADGTRMAIVQALGEAPGPLSFSALRERVGVADSGNFNYHLDRLVGVLVADVDDGYELTHSGAELFGSVLAGTYTADAAVDAVAPDWDCQLCGGEMVVDYADERARFRCRDCDEGARFSFPPGSVEQFERSELPAAFARWWHGTVTRLVDGFCPICAGRLDRSLASPPTDEGGERPEVVRFDCRRCGETARVSASTLATFQPVVEGFLAEHGFDLRTRHPSQIWAELNDWETTVRSASPRRLTVRFGHGGETVVVDIDENAAVDTVERRPNES from the coding sequence ATGAGCGACGGGACGCGCGTCGAACGACGCTCCCCCGACGAGCTGTTCGGCCTCCTTGCGGACGGGACGCGGATGGCAATCGTGCAGGCGCTCGGGGAGGCGCCGGGGCCGCTCAGTTTCTCGGCGCTGCGTGAGCGTGTCGGCGTCGCCGACAGCGGGAACTTCAACTACCACCTCGACCGCCTCGTTGGCGTACTCGTCGCGGACGTCGACGACGGGTACGAACTCACCCACAGCGGTGCCGAACTGTTCGGTTCCGTGCTGGCAGGGACGTACACTGCCGACGCCGCGGTCGACGCGGTCGCTCCCGACTGGGACTGCCAGCTCTGTGGCGGAGAGATGGTCGTCGACTACGCCGACGAGCGAGCGCGCTTCCGGTGTCGCGACTGCGACGAGGGAGCGCGGTTCTCGTTTCCGCCCGGGAGCGTCGAGCAGTTCGAGCGGTCGGAACTCCCCGCGGCGTTCGCACGCTGGTGGCACGGGACGGTTACCCGGCTCGTGGACGGCTTCTGCCCGATCTGTGCGGGGCGGCTCGACCGCTCGCTGGCCAGTCCACCCACGGACGAGGGGGGCGAACGCCCCGAAGTGGTCCGGTTCGACTGTCGTCGATGTGGCGAGACGGCCCGGGTGTCGGCGTCGACGCTGGCGACGTTTCAGCCGGTCGTCGAGGGGTTCCTCGCCGAACACGGGTTCGACCTTCGGACTCGCCACCCGTCGCAGATCTGGGCCGAACTGAACGACTGGGAGACGACGGTCCGCTCGGCGTCACCCCGCCGGCTTACCGTGCGGTTCGGTCACGGCGGAGAGACAGTCGTTGTGGATATCGACGAGAACGCGGCCGTCGACACGGTGGAGCGACGGCCGAATGAGTCATAG
- a CDS encoding quinone-dependent dihydroorotate dehydrogenase, giving the protein MDPYDAVKPLLFSLPPETAHTLVSRGLEAVQNTPAEGLLRDRYAVDDDRLATEAFGLRFPNPVGVAAGFDKNARLPRALAAIGFGHVEVGGVTAEAQTGNPRPRMFRLRPDSALINRMGFNNEGADAVGARLDDTALPDVPVGVNLGKSKSTPLADAPADYRYTYERVADAADYFVINVSSPNTPGLRSLQNRDALEAIVDELQEAGAAPLLVKISPDLPGPAIEESLDVVAEKDLDGVVVANTTTERPESLGSPNRAEPGGLSGDPIEERSTGLVGFVAERTGVPVVGVGGVSDAEGAYRKLRAGASVVQLYTGLVYEGPSLARDINEGLLELLDRDGFDHVSEAVGADL; this is encoded by the coding sequence ATGGACCCCTACGACGCCGTCAAACCGCTCCTGTTCTCGCTGCCACCCGAGACCGCCCACACGCTCGTCAGCCGCGGGCTCGAAGCCGTCCAGAACACCCCCGCCGAGGGGCTGCTCCGGGACCGCTACGCCGTCGACGACGACCGACTCGCGACTGAAGCGTTCGGCCTCCGGTTCCCCAACCCCGTCGGTGTCGCCGCCGGCTTCGACAAGAACGCCCGCCTCCCGCGTGCGCTCGCGGCGATCGGCTTCGGCCACGTCGAAGTCGGCGGGGTCACTGCGGAGGCACAGACTGGCAACCCTCGTCCGCGGATGTTCCGCCTGCGGCCCGACAGCGCGCTGATCAACCGGATGGGGTTCAACAACGAGGGCGCGGACGCGGTCGGCGCACGCCTCGACGACACCGCGCTCCCCGACGTCCCGGTCGGCGTCAACCTCGGCAAGTCGAAATCCACCCCCCTCGCGGACGCGCCCGCGGACTACCGCTACACCTACGAGCGGGTCGCGGACGCGGCGGACTACTTCGTCATCAACGTCTCCAGCCCCAACACCCCCGGGCTGCGCTCGCTCCAGAACCGCGACGCGCTGGAAGCCATCGTCGACGAACTCCAGGAGGCGGGTGCGGCCCCGCTCCTCGTCAAGATTTCGCCGGACCTCCCCGGCCCGGCGATCGAGGAGTCCCTCGACGTCGTCGCCGAGAAGGACCTCGACGGCGTCGTCGTCGCGAACACCACGACCGAACGCCCCGAGAGCCTCGGATCGCCCAACAGGGCCGAGCCGGGCGGGCTCTCGGGCGACCCGATCGAGGAGCGCTCCACGGGGCTCGTCGGCTTCGTCGCCGAGCGCACCGGCGTCCCCGTCGTCGGCGTCGGCGGTGTGAGCGACGCCGAGGGGGCCTACCGGAAGCTCCGCGCGGGCGCGAGCGTGGTCCAGCTATACACCGGCCTCGTCTACGAAGGCCCCTCCCTCGCCCGCGACATCAACGAGGGGCTGCTCGAACTGCTCGATCGCGACGGGTTCGACCACGTCTCCGAGGCCGTCGGCGCCGATCTATGA
- a CDS encoding non-histone chromosomal MC1 family protein — protein sequence MVREDGKRNFALREEDGEDSVFSGNTPRQAALKAARRLEPDDSEDDADRVPIELREKGTDKVHIYEGWAWEEEAPENKPDWMPEVITEANVSKQGIEHLDE from the coding sequence ATGGTACGAGAAGACGGTAAGCGGAACTTCGCGCTCCGAGAAGAGGACGGCGAGGACAGCGTGTTCTCGGGCAACACGCCGCGGCAGGCGGCGCTGAAGGCGGCTCGACGGCTCGAGCCCGACGACTCCGAGGACGACGCCGATCGAGTCCCGATCGAGCTCCGGGAGAAGGGGACCGACAAAGTCCACATCTACGAGGGCTGGGCGTGGGAGGAGGAAGCCCCCGAGAACAAGCCCGACTGGATGCCCGAGGTCATCACCGAGGCCAACGTCTCCAAGCAGGGGATCGAGCACCTCGACGAGTAG
- a CDS encoding nucleotidyltransferase domain-containing protein → MPALDAQYRDAIETLAAEVDDVPWALTGSASFALQGVPVEPDDVDVQTTAPGAYAIAETFENRVVDPVSHSTTDRITSYFGALELHGLRVEIMGAVQKRRPDGTWEPPVNVETHRTFVELDGRSVPVLSLAYEADAYERLGRHERAELLAAHAAGRDSS, encoded by the coding sequence GTGCCGGCCCTCGACGCACAGTACCGGGACGCGATCGAAACGCTGGCAGCTGAGGTGGACGACGTGCCGTGGGCTCTCACCGGCAGCGCCAGTTTCGCGCTCCAGGGCGTCCCCGTCGAGCCCGACGACGTCGACGTACAGACGACCGCGCCCGGGGCGTACGCGATCGCGGAGACGTTCGAGAATCGAGTCGTCGATCCCGTGTCACACTCGACGACCGATCGGATCACGTCCTACTTCGGCGCACTCGAACTGCACGGGCTGCGGGTCGAGATCATGGGCGCAGTCCAGAAACGGCGGCCCGACGGGACGTGGGAGCCGCCGGTGAACGTCGAAACACACCGGACGTTCGTCGAACTCGACGGGCGATCGGTGCCGGTGCTCTCGCTTGCGTACGAGGCCGACGCCTACGAGCGACTGGGACGACACGAGCGCGCGGAACTACTCGCCGCGCACGCGGCCGGGCGGGACAGCTCGTAG
- a CDS encoding universal stress protein: MYDRILLSTDGTAASTDAESHAIELAAAHDAKLHVLYVVDESVYNAYSGDEYVDEAEGPEHALEEHGEETIADIRKRASDAGIDCVDALRHGRPSNVIVDYAGETDADLLVLGTKRRPDEYRALLGSVTDRVLRLTERPVLVEKTEVDA, encoded by the coding sequence ATGTACGACCGGATCCTGCTGTCGACCGACGGAACTGCCGCCTCCACGGACGCTGAATCCCACGCGATCGAGCTCGCGGCCGCACACGACGCCAAGCTCCACGTGCTGTACGTGGTTGACGAGAGCGTCTACAACGCCTACAGCGGCGACGAGTACGTCGACGAGGCCGAAGGCCCCGAACACGCACTCGAAGAACACGGGGAGGAGACGATCGCGGATATCCGGAAGCGCGCGAGCGACGCCGGCATCGACTGCGTCGACGCGCTCCGGCACGGGCGCCCGTCGAACGTGATCGTCGACTACGCCGGCGAGACCGATGCCGACCTGCTCGTGCTCGGAACGAAACGCCGGCCGGACGAGTACCGCGCGCTGCTTGGCAGCGTCACCGACCGGGTGCTCCGACTAACGGAGCGGCCCGTGCTGGTGGAGAAAACCGAGGTCGACGCGTAG
- a CDS encoding CHY zinc finger protein codes for MDVHRHTVRGVDVGPETRCRHYDSELDVIAIRFPCCETFYPCYECHLAAADHEPERWGDGGRDDAEADAVLCGVCGTVLTVAEYVDCEDRCPDCGAEFNPGCRRHYDRYFAEELFGTAE; via the coding sequence ATGGATGTCCACCGTCACACGGTCCGGGGCGTCGACGTCGGCCCGGAGACGCGGTGTCGCCACTACGACAGCGAACTCGACGTGATCGCGATCCGGTTCCCGTGCTGTGAAACGTTCTACCCGTGCTACGAGTGTCACCTCGCGGCCGCCGATCACGAGCCGGAACGGTGGGGTGACGGAGGGAGAGACGACGCGGAGGCCGACGCGGTGCTGTGTGGCGTCTGTGGAACGGTGCTGACCGTCGCGGAGTACGTCGACTGCGAGGACCGCTGTCCGGACTGTGGCGCGGAGTTCAACCCCGGCTGCCGGCGGCACTACGACCGCTACTTCGCCGAAGAACTGTTCGGGACGGCGGAGTGA
- a CDS encoding 2Fe-2S iron-sulfur cluster-binding protein, translated as MAVNTTALGLAVLLSGAVTVFHYVRGTEWESAPDISEEVLERRAASVPETDFPEPYNRSIGGGGAPAAAVGGEAAEEGELEGETDAGGSGPGAIPEDEVEYFEVEFTKQGETVELPNNEPILDAGEEEGFDLPYACRQGQCVSCAGQVQEGPSEDFVEHDNQEMLSDEELENGYTLTCVAYPRDDFTLETGEAP; from the coding sequence ATGGCTGTGAACACGACCGCGCTGGGGCTGGCCGTCCTCCTCAGCGGGGCGGTCACGGTGTTCCACTACGTTCGCGGGACGGAGTGGGAGTCCGCCCCGGACATCTCCGAGGAGGTGCTCGAACGCCGGGCCGCGAGCGTGCCCGAGACGGATTTCCCGGAGCCGTACAACCGATCCATCGGCGGCGGCGGCGCGCCCGCAGCCGCGGTCGGCGGCGAGGCTGCCGAGGAGGGTGAGCTCGAAGGTGAGACCGACGCCGGCGGCTCGGGGCCGGGCGCCATTCCCGAGGACGAGGTCGAGTACTTCGAAGTGGAGTTCACCAAGCAGGGCGAGACGGTCGAACTCCCGAACAACGAGCCCATCCTCGACGCCGGCGAGGAGGAAGGGTTCGACCTCCCCTACGCCTGTCGGCAGGGGCAGTGTGTGTCCTGTGCCGGACAGGTCCAAGAGGGCCCGAGCGAGGACTTCGTCGAGCACGACAATCAGGAGATGCTCTCGGACGAGGAGCTCGAGAACGGCTACACGCTGACCTGCGTCGCCTACCCGCGTGACGACTTCACGCTGGAGACGGGCGAGGCACCCTGA
- the ligA gene encoding NAD-dependent DNA ligase LigA, giving the protein MTEDAPADNPYVREPDTEFAPTDELSADEAEEQAAQLRAAIRDHDYRYYVENDPVISDRAYDELFERLEALEAAFDLDTGGSPTGRVGGKPVDELESVDLVVPLLSIDSSGEAADVRAFDDRVRRDLGGDAAVDYVCEPKFDGLSIEIVYVEGRYERAATRGDGETGDDVTENVRTIASVPQRLRGDPPAVLVVRGEIHMPLSGFQAHNRERVEQGKEPFANPRNAAAGSLRQLDPAVTAERPLDCFFYDVLWVEDEPAPIDEIGPEDAGAEDAASVGGLALDGIDTHWDEHQQLPEWGLQVNDRHELVDDVEDALAFRDELQADRDGLDYEIDGTVLKVNDREQCRRLGTTSRHYRWAYAYKFPARTEETRIADIVVQVGRTGRLTPVALLDPVDVGGVTVSRASLHNQSEIAELGAGVGDVVKVQRAGDVIPYVAEVVEDNSEGHFELSDQCPVCGSDVEADGPLRFCTGGLSCPAQRKRAVEHYAGDSGLDIEGLGEEAADQLVDEGLIEDSIADLYEIDADELAELEGWGERSAEKLRAEIEDSKSPSLGAFLSALGIPEVGPTMAADLAAAFGSVDALLDADEDDIRAVEGFGPTVAGHVAEFFGNERNRRVIERLRGAGVEPEPPESTTAGDELDGLTFVFTGALSVTRDEAQSLVEAHGANATGSVSGNTDYLVAGDDPGRTKREDAEAEGVPILDEDGFEELLAARGIEYPPE; this is encoded by the coding sequence ATGACCGAGGACGCGCCCGCGGACAACCCCTACGTCCGCGAGCCCGACACCGAGTTCGCGCCGACCGACGAGCTGTCGGCCGACGAAGCCGAGGAGCAGGCCGCACAGCTCCGGGCGGCGATCCGCGACCACGACTACCGCTACTACGTCGAGAACGATCCAGTCATCTCCGATCGTGCGTACGACGAGCTGTTCGAGCGGCTCGAAGCGCTCGAGGCGGCGTTCGATCTCGACACCGGGGGGTCGCCGACCGGCCGCGTCGGCGGCAAGCCGGTGGACGAACTGGAGAGTGTCGATCTCGTGGTGCCGCTGCTGTCGATCGACTCCTCGGGCGAGGCTGCGGACGTACGGGCCTTCGACGATCGCGTCCGTCGGGACCTGGGCGGTGACGCCGCGGTCGACTACGTCTGTGAACCGAAGTTCGACGGACTCTCGATCGAGATCGTCTACGTCGAGGGCCGCTACGAGCGCGCGGCCACGCGGGGCGACGGCGAGACCGGCGACGACGTGACCGAGAACGTCCGGACGATCGCTTCCGTCCCGCAGCGACTGCGCGGCGATCCGCCCGCGGTGCTGGTCGTCCGCGGCGAGATTCACATGCCGCTGTCGGGGTTCCAAGCGCACAACCGTGAGCGCGTCGAGCAGGGGAAGGAGCCGTTCGCCAACCCCCGCAACGCCGCCGCGGGGAGCCTGCGACAGCTTGACCCCGCCGTGACTGCCGAGCGCCCGCTGGACTGCTTCTTCTACGACGTGCTCTGGGTCGAAGACGAGCCGGCGCCGATCGACGAGATCGGTCCCGAGGACGCCGGCGCCGAGGACGCCGCCTCCGTCGGCGGGCTCGCGCTCGACGGGATCGACACGCACTGGGACGAACACCAGCAGCTCCCCGAGTGGGGGCTGCAGGTCAACGACCGCCACGAACTGGTCGACGACGTCGAGGACGCGCTCGCGTTCCGGGACGAACTGCAGGCGGACCGGGACGGCCTCGACTACGAGATCGACGGCACCGTGTTGAAGGTCAACGACCGCGAGCAGTGCCGGCGGCTGGGCACCACGTCGCGACACTACCGCTGGGCGTACGCCTACAAGTTCCCCGCACGCACCGAGGAGACTCGGATCGCCGACATCGTCGTGCAGGTGGGCCGGACCGGTCGACTCACGCCGGTCGCGTTGCTCGACCCCGTCGACGTGGGCGGCGTGACGGTGTCGCGGGCGAGCCTGCACAACCAATCGGAGATCGCGGAACTGGGCGCCGGCGTGGGCGATGTCGTGAAAGTACAGCGGGCGGGCGACGTGATCCCGTACGTCGCCGAGGTGGTCGAGGACAACTCCGAGGGCCACTTCGAACTGTCCGATCAGTGCCCGGTCTGTGGCAGCGACGTGGAGGCTGATGGCCCGCTTCGGTTCTGTACGGGCGGGCTCTCCTGTCCGGCCCAGCGCAAGCGGGCCGTCGAGCACTACGCCGGCGACAGTGGGCTCGACATCGAGGGGCTCGGCGAAGAGGCCGCCGATCAGTTGGTCGACGAAGGACTGATCGAGGACTCGATCGCCGACCTCTACGAGATCGACGCCGACGAACTCGCCGAGTTGGAAGGCTGGGGCGAGAGAAGCGCCGAGAAACTGCGCGCGGAGATCGAGGACTCGAAGTCGCCGTCGCTGGGTGCGTTCCTCTCCGCGCTGGGCATCCCCGAGGTCGGACCGACGATGGCCGCGGATCTCGCGGCGGCGTTCGGGAGCGTCGACGCGCTGCTCGATGCGGACGAGGACGACATTCGCGCGGTCGAGGGGTTCGGCCCGACGGTCGCCGGCCACGTCGCGGAGTTCTTCGGAAACGAGCGCAACCGCCGGGTGATCGAGCGCCTGCGCGGGGCGGGGGTCGAGCCCGAACCGCCCGAGTCGACGACCGCGGGTGACGAGCTCGACGGGCTGACGTTCGTGTTCACCGGCGCGCTCTCGGTCACGCGGGACGAGGCGCAGTCGCTGGTGGAGGCCCACGGCGCGAACGCGACGGGGTCGGTGTCGGGCAACACCGACTACCTCGTCGCCGGCGACGACCCCGGGCGGACGAAACGCGAGGACGCCGAGGCGGAGGGGGTGCCGATCCTCGACGAGGACGGGTTCGAAGAGCTGCTCGCGGCGCGGGGGATCGAGTATCCGCCGGAGTGA
- a CDS encoding MBL fold metallo-hydrolase, which produces MQITDHVYSLPVTLDLGGAERTFTPTAVETEAGLILFDTTLPGYADELDAALGEHGFGLEDVRFVVLTHHDGDHAGALATVQDRTRAPTFAHWAEAPYVDGRKFPVKSEDERYPPARVDVELIDGVGFSTLAGPLELVETFGHAPGHSSFHLPEADLLIAGDALTAADGELHGPAEQHTPDVEKAMESVALLGELEFGHTVCFHGGYVEAGDERVREIANGE; this is translated from the coding sequence ATGCAAATCACCGACCACGTCTACAGCCTGCCCGTGACGCTCGACCTCGGCGGCGCCGAACGAACGTTCACGCCGACGGCCGTCGAGACCGAAGCGGGGCTGATCCTGTTCGACACGACGCTGCCGGGGTACGCCGACGAGCTCGACGCCGCGCTCGGGGAGCACGGGTTCGGGCTCGAGGACGTGCGCTTCGTCGTGCTCACCCACCACGACGGCGATCACGCGGGCGCGCTCGCGACCGTGCAGGACCGCACGCGCGCGCCGACGTTCGCCCACTGGGCCGAGGCGCCGTACGTCGACGGCCGGAAGTTCCCGGTCAAGTCCGAGGACGAGCGCTACCCGCCGGCACGCGTCGACGTGGAGCTCATCGACGGCGTCGGCTTCAGCACGCTCGCCGGCCCGCTCGAACTGGTCGAGACGTTCGGCCACGCGCCGGGGCACAGTTCGTTCCACCTGCCCGAGGCCGACCTGCTGATCGCGGGCGACGCGCTGACCGCCGCCGACGGCGAACTCCACGGCCCGGCCGAGCAGCACACCCCCGACGTGGAGAAAGCGATGGAGTCGGTCGCGCTGCTGGGCGAGCTCGAGTTCGGCCACACGGTCTGTTTCCACGGCGGATACGTCGAGGCTGGCGACGAGCGGGTCCGCGAGATCGCCAACGGCGAGTAA